Proteins from a genomic interval of Microtus ochrogaster isolate Prairie Vole_2 unplaced genomic scaffold, MicOch1.0 UNK11, whole genome shotgun sequence:
- the Sgtb gene encoding small glutamine-rich tetratricopeptide repeat-containing protein beta, which yields MSSVKPLVYAVIRFLREQSQMDAYTSDEQESLEVAIQCLETVFKISPEDTHLAVSQPLTEMFTNSLCKNDIVPLSNSVPEDVGKADQLKDEGNNHMKEENYTAAVDCYTQAIELDPNNAVYYCNRAAAQSKLSHYTDAIKDCEKAIAIDSKYSKAYGRMGLALTAMNKFEEAVTSYQKALDLDPENDSYKSNLKIAEQKLREVASPTGTGLSFDMASLINNPAFITMAASLMQNPQVQQLMSGMMTNAIGGPAAGVGGLTDLSSLIQAGQQFAQQIQQQNPELIEQLRNHIRSRTFSSSTEEHS from the exons ATGTCATCGGTCAAGCCTCTAGTTTATGCAGTTATTCGTTTCTTGCGGGAACAAAGTCAGATGGATGCATATACTTCTGATGAACAAGAAAGTTTGGAAG TTGCAATTCAGTGCTTGGAGACAGTGTTTAAGATCAGTCCAGAAGATACACATCTAGCAGTTTCACAGCCTTTGACAGAGATGTTCACGAACTCCCTCTGTAAG AATGACATCGTGCCCCTTTCAAACTCGGTGCCTGAAGATGTGGGGAAGGCCGATCAGTTGAAGGATGAAG GCAATAACCACATGAAAGAGGAAAATTACACTGCCGCAGTGGATTGTTACACACAGGCGATAGAACTGGATCCCAATAATGCGGTTTATTACTGCAACAG AGCTGCTGCTCAAAGCAAATTAAGTCACTACACAGATGCAATAAAGGACTGTGAGAAAGCAATAGCGATTGACTCAAAATACAGCAAGGCCTACGGAAGGATGGG GCTGGCCCTCACTGCCATGAATAAGTTTGAAGAGGCAGTTACCAGCTACCAGAAGGCACTGGATCTTGATCCCGAAAATGATTCCTATAAGTCAAATCTGAAAATAGCAGAACAGAAGTTAAGAGAGGTGGCTAGTCCT ACAGGAACTGGCTTGAGCTTTGACATGGCCAGCTTGATAAATAACCCGGCGTTCATCACCATG GCTGCAAGTTTAATGCAGAACCCTCAAGTTCAACAGCT AATGTCAGGAATGATGACAAATGCCATCGGAGGACCTGCTGCTGGGGTTGGAGGCCTAACAGACCTGTCTAGCCTCATCCAAGC GGGACAGCAGTTTGCTCAGCAGATCCAACAACAGAATCCGGAACTGATAGAGCAGCTGAGGAATCACATCCGCAGCAGGACGTTCAGCAGCAGCACGGAAGAACATTCCTGA